The Thermobispora bispora DSM 43833 genome window below encodes:
- a CDS encoding AfsR/SARP family transcriptional regulator: MGFDFRFLGPLQVWRGGRFIEIRAPKQRALLAVLAIRAGQVVSIDRLIEELWGGAPPPSARTTLYSLVFRLRRRLHAGVEVMGTRSPGYLLRVAPGALDFRRFEAGLVRGRAELAAQDHARAARTFRDALALWRGQAFADVPEIPLVQAEARRLEELRLTALEDRIEADLALGRHALVAAELYALVEEYPLRERLWEMLMLALYRSARQVDALRAFEQAQQALAGHWGLTPGPGLKRMYERILAADPGLMPMERSEPPPTALGDPRDR, encoded by the coding sequence ATGGGCTTCGATTTCCGTTTCTTAGGACCCCTGCAGGTATGGCGGGGCGGCCGGTTCATTGAGATTCGCGCGCCGAAGCAGCGCGCGCTGCTGGCCGTTCTGGCGATCCGCGCCGGTCAGGTCGTTTCCATCGACCGGTTGATCGAAGAACTGTGGGGAGGTGCCCCGCCTCCTTCCGCGCGGACCACGCTGTACTCGCTCGTGTTCCGGCTCAGGCGGCGCCTGCACGCCGGCGTGGAGGTGATGGGCACCCGTTCGCCCGGTTACCTGCTCCGGGTGGCGCCGGGCGCGCTCGACTTCCGGCGGTTCGAGGCGGGCCTGGTCCGGGGCCGGGCCGAGCTGGCCGCGCAGGACCACGCGCGGGCGGCGCGGACCTTCCGCGACGCCCTCGCGCTGTGGCGCGGGCAGGCGTTCGCGGACGTGCCGGAGATCCCGCTGGTGCAGGCGGAGGCGCGGCGCCTGGAGGAGCTCCGGCTCACCGCGCTGGAGGACCGGATCGAGGCCGACCTCGCGCTCGGCCGGCACGCGCTCGTCGCGGCCGAGCTGTACGCGCTCGTGGAGGAGTACCCGCTGCGCGAGCGGCTGTGGGAGATGCTCATGCTGGCGCTCTACCGGAGCGCCCGCCAGGTGGACGCGCTGCGCGCCTTCGAGCAGGCGCAGCAGGCGCTCGCGGGCCATTGGGGGCTCACCCCCGGGCCGGGCCTGAAGCGGATGTACGAGCGGATCCTCGCCGCCGACCCGGGGCTCATGCCGATGGAGCGTTCCGAACCGCCGCCGACCGCGCTCGGCGACCCCCGCGACCGGTGA
- a CDS encoding extracellular catalytic domain type 1 short-chain-length polyhydroxyalkanoate depolymerase, whose product MRSTAGRLVAVVIAALLAVAGAILALPASAASLVEVTDFGPNPTNLRMHLYVPDRVQQRPPVLVAVHYCTGSGPAFYAGTEFASLADRYGFIVIYPSATRSGQCFDVSSPETLRHNGGSDSLAIVSMVRYVLQRYNADPDRVYVTGASSGAMMTNVLLGAYPDVFKAGAAFMGVPFGCFATTDGSSWNSACANGQLIRTPQQWGDLVRAAYPGYQGPWPRIQIWHGTEDNILRYPNFQEQIKQWTNVHGLSQTPSYTDRPQWNWTRTRYGGTGVQVPVEAISIQGAGHDLPQAGMAQMAIAFFGLDQTGPGPSPSPSTPASPSPSPSTPASPSPQPSGTCRVQYDMNAWNTGFTTSVTITNTGSSPINGWELTFTLPSGQSVVSAWNATISPSSGQVTARNVSYNALIPPGGSTSFGFQGVHTGNTGKPASFSLNGVSCAVS is encoded by the coding sequence ATGCGGAGCACAGCCGGACGGTTGGTCGCCGTGGTCATCGCGGCGCTGCTCGCCGTCGCGGGAGCGATCCTGGCGCTGCCCGCCTCGGCGGCGTCCCTGGTCGAGGTGACCGACTTCGGCCCCAACCCGACCAACCTGCGCATGCACCTCTACGTGCCGGACCGGGTCCAGCAGCGGCCGCCGGTCCTCGTGGCGGTGCACTACTGCACCGGATCGGGCCCCGCCTTCTACGCGGGCACCGAGTTCGCCTCCCTGGCGGACCGCTACGGCTTCATCGTGATCTACCCGTCCGCCACGCGGAGCGGGCAGTGCTTCGACGTCTCCTCCCCGGAGACGCTCCGCCACAACGGCGGCAGTGACTCCCTGGCGATCGTGTCGATGGTCCGCTACGTCCTGCAGCGCTACAACGCGGACCCCGACCGGGTCTACGTGACCGGGGCCTCCTCCGGCGCGATGATGACCAACGTCCTGCTCGGGGCCTACCCCGACGTGTTCAAGGCCGGGGCGGCGTTCATGGGCGTGCCGTTCGGCTGCTTCGCCACCACGGACGGCTCGAGCTGGAACAGCGCCTGCGCCAACGGCCAGCTCATCAGGACGCCCCAGCAGTGGGGTGACCTGGTCCGCGCCGCCTACCCCGGGTACCAGGGCCCGTGGCCGCGCATCCAGATCTGGCACGGCACCGAGGACAACATCCTCCGCTACCCGAACTTCCAGGAGCAGATCAAGCAGTGGACCAACGTCCACGGGCTGAGCCAGACCCCCTCGTACACCGACCGGCCGCAGTGGAACTGGACGCGCACCCGGTACGGCGGCACCGGCGTCCAGGTCCCGGTGGAGGCGATCAGCATCCAGGGCGCCGGGCACGACCTGCCGCAGGCCGGCATGGCCCAGATGGCCATCGCGTTCTTCGGCCTCGACCAGACCGGCCCCGGCCCGTCCCCCTCGCCGTCCACGCCGGCATCGCCGTCGCCCTCGCCGTCCACGCCCGCGTCGCCGAGCCCGCAGCCGTCCGGCACCTGCCGGGTTCAGTACGACATGAACGCCTGGAACACGGGCTTCACCACGTCCGTGACCATCACCAACACCGGGAGCTCCCCGATCAACGGCTGGGAGCTGACGTTCACGCTGCCGAGCGGCCAGTCCGTCGTCTCGGCGTGGAACGCGACCATCTCGCCGTCGAGCGGCCAGGTGACCGCGCGGAACGTCAGCTATAACGCGCTGATCCCGCCCGGCGGCTCCACCAGCTTCGGCTTCCAGGGCGTCCACACCGGCAACACCGGGAAGCCGGCCTCGTTCAGCCTCAACGGCGTGTCCTGCGCGGTGAGCTGA
- a CDS encoding CBS domain-containing protein, protein MFVYEVMRTPVITLRPDDTVRQAIRVLYGNHITAAPVVGERGELAGMVSEIDLLTAELRAANTLDRNFPETSLRVANVMSRTVVTVTEDTEVSALLDLMINMRVKTVPVIRGFELVGIVTRRDLMAMLATPDETLRDVIVELLRRECPAAASCDVVVRDGEVELRGGLGEWDSREAEELIRTVPGVVRVTRAG, encoded by the coding sequence ATGTTCGTCTACGAGGTGATGCGCACCCCGGTGATCACGCTGCGCCCGGACGACACGGTGCGGCAGGCGATCCGGGTCCTGTACGGCAACCACATCACCGCGGCCCCGGTCGTGGGCGAGCGCGGCGAGCTGGCCGGCATGGTGAGCGAGATCGATCTGCTCACCGCGGAGCTCAGGGCGGCGAACACCCTGGACCGGAACTTCCCGGAGACGTCGCTGCGCGTCGCCAACGTCATGAGCCGCACCGTGGTCACGGTCACCGAGGACACCGAGGTTTCCGCCCTCCTCGACCTCATGATCAACATGCGGGTGAAGACCGTGCCCGTGATCCGCGGCTTCGAACTGGTCGGCATCGTCACCCGCCGCGATCTCATGGCGATGCTCGCCACGCCCGACGAGACCCTCCGCGACGTGATCGTCGAGCTGCTGCGCCGGGAGTGCCCGGCCGCCGCGTCCTGCGACGTGGTCGTGCGCGACGGCGAGGTGGAGCTCCGCGGCGGCCTGGGCGAGTGGGACAGCAGGGAGGCCGAGGAGCTGATCCGGACCGTTCCGGGGGTGGTCCGGGTGACCCGGGCCGGCTGA
- a CDS encoding CBS domain-containing protein: protein MLVREVMTSPVVTVPVSWSVRQAIRLLYDKDITAAPVVDEQGRMVGIISEMDLLRGEFDTDRRVFLRPSAPVDLAPSPGIEEVMTPNVRTVQEDDDVMAAVDLMITMGVKSVPVLRGEQLTGIVSRRDLMGMVAYGDARIRDDVLAALRDSDETSAWRVAVHDGVVELYGDAADASAARKAEMIARSVPEVVDVVLRGGGW from the coding sequence ATGCTCGTTCGCGAGGTGATGACCTCGCCGGTGGTGACCGTTCCGGTCTCCTGGTCGGTCCGGCAGGCGATCCGCCTGCTGTACGACAAGGACATCACCGCGGCGCCAGTCGTCGACGAGCAGGGCCGGATGGTCGGGATCATCAGCGAGATGGACCTGCTGCGCGGGGAGTTCGACACGGACCGGAGGGTCTTCCTCCGCCCCAGCGCCCCGGTCGATCTCGCGCCCTCGCCGGGCATCGAGGAGGTCATGACGCCGAACGTCCGGACGGTCCAGGAGGACGACGACGTCATGGCCGCCGTGGACCTGATGATCACAATGGGGGTGAAGAGCGTCCCCGTTCTGCGGGGCGAGCAGCTGACGGGCATCGTGAGCCGCCGGGACCTGATGGGGATGGTCGCGTACGGCGACGCGAGGATCCGCGACGACGTGCTGGCGGCGCTGCGTGACTCGGACGAGACGTCGGCCTGGCGGGTGGCCGTGCACGACGGGGTCGTCGAGCTGTACGGCGATGCGGCGGACGCGAGTGCCGCCCGCAAGGCCGAGATGATCGCCCGCTCGGTGCCGGAGGTGGTGGATGTCGTCCTCCGCGGCGGCGGGTGGTGA
- a CDS encoding DUF190 domain-containing protein encodes MRQQARRLMIFINENDQYHHRPLYAEIVDRAHRMGLAGATVLRGIEGYGHSSQIHTSRLLSLSEAQPVTIIIVDDAERIEAFRLVLDELITEGLVVCDPVEVRRYPAAGQAEERA; translated from the coding sequence ATGAGGCAGCAGGCCCGGCGCTTGATGATCTTCATCAACGAGAACGACCAGTACCACCACCGGCCGCTGTACGCGGAGATCGTGGACCGCGCCCACCGGATGGGGCTGGCCGGGGCGACCGTGCTCCGCGGGATCGAGGGCTACGGGCACTCATCCCAGATCCACACCAGCAGGCTGCTCTCGCTCAGCGAGGCGCAGCCGGTCACGATCATCATCGTCGACGACGCGGAGCGGATCGAGGCGTTCCGCCTCGTCCTCGACGAGCTCATCACCGAGGGCCTGGTCGTCTGCGACCCGGTGGAGGTCCGCCGCTACCCCGCGGCCGGGCAGGCGGAGGAGAGGGCATGA
- a CDS encoding HesA/MoeB/ThiF family protein: MESRLDVPTWRPRLRDSVIVQRDGDELLFICTGDRTVKRFSADERAMRLLPLLTGRKTVAELAEAVGAASVEEIRPVLQVLEEERLLSKASDFDGDFLTLGSRRAYYYDRQLRLFQDFCDEELLADLSGVDVQRRLDGATVVICGVGGLGGWIAHLLGLAGVGTLRLCDFDRVELTDLARQPLFTVEDVGRSKVDAAAARIGDLNPHVTVEQFMRKMSGPDDLGDLVAGADLVIAAADEPSPVDVATWISEACREGIPHIIGGGYAYHLGVVGTTVIPGRSACWECVRSVTLAEHGRAQAITLIPRRQRTGGLGVLNGLVASVLAWEAIRVVVGLPPALTDRWLEIDLWSLTKRVRSIERRPDCPACGDAGA, encoded by the coding sequence ATGGAGAGCCGTCTCGACGTACCCACGTGGCGGCCGCGGCTGCGCGACAGCGTGATCGTGCAGCGCGATGGGGACGAGCTGCTGTTCATCTGCACCGGCGACCGGACCGTCAAGCGGTTCAGCGCCGACGAGCGGGCCATGCGCCTGCTCCCGTTGCTGACCGGCCGGAAGACCGTGGCCGAGCTCGCCGAGGCCGTGGGCGCCGCCTCGGTGGAGGAGATCCGGCCGGTGCTGCAGGTGCTCGAGGAGGAGCGCCTGCTGAGCAAGGCGTCCGACTTCGACGGCGACTTCCTGACGCTGGGCAGCCGCCGCGCCTACTACTACGACCGGCAGCTCCGCCTCTTCCAGGACTTCTGCGACGAGGAGCTGCTCGCGGACCTCAGCGGCGTCGACGTGCAGCGGCGCCTCGATGGGGCGACGGTGGTGATCTGCGGTGTCGGCGGGCTCGGCGGCTGGATCGCCCACCTGCTCGGCCTGGCCGGGGTGGGGACGCTCCGGCTCTGCGACTTCGACCGGGTCGAGCTGACCGATCTCGCCCGGCAACCGCTCTTCACGGTCGAGGACGTGGGCAGGTCCAAGGTGGACGCGGCGGCCGCCCGCATCGGTGACCTGAACCCGCACGTGACCGTCGAGCAGTTCATGCGGAAGATGAGCGGCCCCGATGACCTCGGCGACCTGGTCGCCGGGGCCGACCTGGTGATCGCGGCGGCCGACGAGCCGAGCCCGGTCGACGTGGCCACCTGGATCTCGGAGGCCTGCCGGGAGGGCATCCCGCACATCATCGGCGGCGGGTACGCCTACCACCTCGGCGTGGTGGGGACCACGGTGATCCCCGGCCGCTCGGCGTGCTGGGAGTGCGTGCGCTCGGTGACCCTCGCCGAGCACGGCCGGGCGCAGGCCATCACCCTGATCCCGAGACGCCAGCGCACCGGCGGGCTCGGGGTGCTGAACGGCCTGGTCGCCAGCGTGCTGGCCTGGGAGGCGATCCGGGTCGTGGTCGGGCTGCCCCCGGCGCTGACCGACCGCTGGCTCGAGATCGACCTCTGGTCGCTCACCAAGCGGGTCCGCTCCATCGAGCGGCGGCCGGACTGCCCGGCGTGCGGGGACGCCGGGGCCTGA
- a CDS encoding DUF2267 domain-containing protein, with the protein MTTSVAHVHSIEHTIHTTNRWLNHLSEAIGTSDREFVHGLLRTWLHAVRDALTVQASAHFAAQLPDLIRGIYYNGWNASAVPIRRDRQEFIDHFATSGRIAHSDVPKLAPLVTEFLCRELSEPVVKQALAQLPQDVRALLRPKAMAGTG; encoded by the coding sequence ATGACCACTTCCGTGGCTCACGTGCACAGCATCGAGCACACGATCCACACCACGAACCGCTGGCTCAACCACCTGTCCGAGGCCATCGGCACCTCGGACCGGGAGTTCGTCCACGGATTACTGCGAACGTGGCTGCACGCCGTACGGGACGCCCTCACCGTGCAGGCCAGCGCCCATTTCGCCGCCCAGCTCCCCGACCTGATCCGTGGCATCTACTACAACGGCTGGAACGCGAGCGCCGTGCCGATCCGGCGGGACAGGCAGGAGTTCATCGACCACTTCGCCACGTCCGGCCGGATCGCCCACTCGGACGTGCCGAAGCTCGCCCCCCTGGTCACCGAGTTCCTGTGCCGGGAGCTCTCCGAGCCGGTGGTGAAGCAGGCGCTCGCCCAGCTTCCGCAGGACGTCCGCGCCCTGCTGCGGCCGAAGGCCATGGCCGGGACGGGATGA
- a CDS encoding XRE family transcriptional regulator: MAGDITAARVRQLIKESGLTQAEFAGRVGLDASKMSKSLSGVRRFTSLDLARIADLCGVTVDWLLGVDSLTPSLATRTAPLSSSADAAIKEAERLARMRADLAFLGYRREVPAFELTGGSLIDQGTDLARKAAEHAARERINFWETRDLADAVEKAFGVDVRIYECPNAFDGLVWSDEHSPLIVVSTSRLSAQRLPTRQRFTIAHALGHLLARDDRRLIVDENIHDREHKSTKQEMLANAFAAELLLPARLLRDEAARTRWTREDFAALACRLWVAPNTLAWRLFNLGLIDRNRCEDFGRLTAWDAASIAGVAGTFGEWLQSASRARMPFMLVRDAFQAYADGKSTLRPLANLLGVDTDLLRQVMHGKKEDSPLASWPITGSPTPLCSATSPP, translated from the coding sequence ATGGCCGGTGACATCACAGCAGCGCGAGTGCGGCAACTCATCAAAGAGAGCGGCCTCACGCAAGCGGAGTTCGCCGGCAGGGTCGGCCTTGACGCCTCCAAGATGTCCAAGTCCCTCTCGGGCGTCAGGCGATTCACCTCACTCGACCTGGCGCGGATCGCCGACCTGTGCGGGGTCACCGTCGACTGGCTGCTGGGCGTGGATTCCCTCACACCATCCCTGGCCACGCGCACGGCGCCCCTCTCGTCCTCGGCCGACGCCGCCATCAAGGAAGCGGAACGCCTCGCTCGCATGCGCGCCGACCTCGCGTTCCTCGGTTACCGGCGCGAGGTGCCCGCCTTCGAGCTCACCGGTGGGTCCCTCATCGACCAAGGAACGGATCTCGCCCGCAAAGCGGCCGAACACGCCGCACGCGAGCGGATCAATTTCTGGGAGACGAGAGACCTCGCGGACGCGGTGGAAAAGGCATTCGGTGTGGATGTTCGTATTTATGAGTGTCCGAATGCCTTCGATGGCCTCGTATGGTCCGATGAACATTCCCCGCTGATCGTCGTCAGCACATCACGGCTCTCTGCGCAAAGACTCCCGACGCGGCAGCGTTTCACCATCGCCCACGCGCTGGGTCACCTGCTCGCCCGGGACGACCGGCGGCTCATCGTGGACGAGAACATCCACGATCGCGAGCACAAGTCGACGAAGCAGGAGATGCTGGCGAACGCCTTCGCCGCCGAGCTGCTCCTACCCGCACGGCTGCTTCGCGACGAGGCCGCGCGCACCCGCTGGACTCGCGAGGATTTCGCCGCATTGGCGTGCCGGCTATGGGTGGCGCCTAACACGCTCGCCTGGCGGCTCTTCAACCTCGGCCTCATCGACCGCAACCGCTGCGAGGATTTCGGGCGATTGACGGCATGGGACGCCGCGTCCATTGCCGGAGTGGCGGGAACGTTCGGGGAATGGCTTCAGTCCGCATCTCGCGCCCGCATGCCGTTTATGCTCGTGCGTGATGCGTTTCAGGCGTACGCTGATGGGAAGTCCACACTGCGCCCACTCGCGAACCTGCTCGGAGTTGACACGGATCTGCTCCGGCAGGTGATGCACGGGAAGAAAGAGGACTCTCCCCTCGCGTCATGGCCTATTACTGGTTCCCCGACACCACTGTGCTCTGCAACTTCGCCGCCGTGA
- the crcB gene encoding fluoride efflux transporter CrcB produces the protein MTTILLVFAGGAIGAPARYLTDRFVQRRLGGVFPWGTLTVNVTGSFLLGCLLGLQFARGLPDGVTTLLGTGFCGAFTTFSTFGYETVRLLEEGSTWAAGVNAFAGLLLGVPAAVTGLLLAGVLG, from the coding sequence ATGACGACGATCCTGCTCGTCTTCGCCGGCGGGGCGATCGGGGCGCCCGCCCGTTACCTCACCGACCGGTTCGTCCAGCGGCGCCTCGGCGGCGTCTTCCCCTGGGGCACGCTCACCGTCAACGTGACCGGCTCGTTCCTCCTCGGGTGCCTGCTCGGGCTGCAGTTCGCCCGCGGCCTCCCCGATGGAGTGACCACGCTGCTGGGGACCGGCTTCTGCGGGGCGTTCACCACGTTCAGCACCTTCGGGTACGAGACCGTGCGGCTGCTCGAAGAAGGGTCGACGTGGGCGGCCGGCGTCAACGCGTTCGCCGGCCTCCTGCTCGGAGTGCCGGCTGCCGTCACCGGCCTCCTGCTCGCCGGTGTGCTCGGCTGA
- the cutA gene encoding divalent-cation tolerance protein CutA, giving the protein MECIEVRVTAGSREEAERICTEAVSRRLAACAQVVAPITSTYRWQGEIERSEEWLLLLKTTAGRFEELARCVTELHSYEVPEIIAVPITHGSAAYLDWVRRETAPESAAE; this is encoded by the coding sequence GTGGAGTGCATCGAGGTCAGGGTGACCGCCGGCAGCCGTGAGGAGGCGGAGCGGATCTGCACGGAGGCGGTCTCCCGCCGGCTGGCCGCGTGCGCGCAGGTGGTGGCGCCGATCACCTCGACATACCGGTGGCAGGGCGAGATCGAGCGGTCGGAGGAGTGGCTGCTGCTGCTCAAGACCACGGCCGGCCGGTTCGAGGAGCTCGCCCGGTGCGTGACCGAGCTGCACTCGTATGAGGTCCCGGAGATCATCGCGGTTCCGATCACGCACGGCTCCGCGGCTTACCTCGACTGGGTGAGGCGGGAAACCGCTCCGGAGAGTGCCGCGGAATAA